Within Vicia villosa cultivar HV-30 ecotype Madison, WI linkage group LG1, Vvil1.0, whole genome shotgun sequence, the genomic segment TGGAATGGTGTGTAAACAGTTATACAACATTGTCCCAACGTTGGAATGATgagttaataaaaaattatttcaaaaatatctattttaaaaTAGTGTCCCAACGCTAGGACCATAGTAGTTAGAGGATCAATGAGGTGTATTTCAACCGACCTCTTTAATTTCAACCACCGAGGCTGTTGGCGCTATCCTTATTTGCGAAACCACGAATGGCTAGAAACCCATATATTTCTCGagcaaagcacttcaaagtcccAAACTCAAATACAAGCAGATCAAAAAAATCGCCCTGGCCCTTGTCAATGTTGCACGCAGACTAAGACACTACTTTCTAGCTCACACCGTCGTCGTCAGAACCGATCAGTCCATCCGGGAGCTGCTCGGCCGTCCCGACATGGTCGACACAATGCTCAAGTGGTCCTTAGAATTGGCTGAGTTCGACATTCAGTACCAGGAAGAAGGGGGCTACAAATTTGTCATTAAAGAAACCtactaggtcagggtaggtcaataaAACGCAGCTTCGAGGTCATCACATATATTGTTTCATCAGATTTCACCAGGTTTTCTCAGGTTTTCTCTAAGGGTGGCAAAACAGGCCCGacccgcggggaaagcccgttttacccgcacttttttgcggggcggggggaggttttagacccgcactcaaTAATATGTCCGCCCCGCCcccgtttttttgtgggcttttgcggggcgggcatgcctgtttgccacccctagttttcTCTATGTCAATATTTCTTAAATTAaagaatttaattaatcaaatatatttaaatattatttttgtttgtaaaatgattaaaaatcacATATAAAAATGAAAATCCTTCTTGGTCCAAAACCCTAAATAACTATGATCattacatattatttattttcagataaatgatATGTATCCATTCATGCACTTTTAACATTCATCTGATACAAGATGATGTTGTGATTTACCACAAAGGAAATTAATACATGGATAGATTCTAACATGACAACTGGTGCAAaatttctgtatagtcaatcccttcttgctgactatatccttgTGTAGCCAGCCGAGCCTCTTTCTTCCCACATATCCCACAAATATAAAACTATAGAATCCCTCCATCAGAATCATACATCGAAGTTAGTTGAAAAGTctaaaaaggaaaggaaaaaaaaaaggctACATATGGATTAAGGAGACTCTAAAATAGACTCATCGATACAAGTCCATATTAGTGACCAAGGGCTAATATTCTCACATGTGGTCAAACATTGCTCTATTAGAATCACACTGTGACGATCAGTTTGGACTTATGTCTTAAACAGAAGACAACCTTCTTACATggtgagtatgagaaaatattttCATGAGACAACCGAAAGGTTTttaagaaaaaggaaaggaggaTCATGTGTGTCTGCTGCAAAAATCCTTGTATAGACTGAAGTAGTCTCCTCCATGACAATGGTATACAAGGTTGAcaaatttattttgagaattaacTATAGGAGTAGTCATGATAGTTGTGTTTATTACAAAAGGCTAAGAATGAATACTTATACTTGCTCCTATATATTGATGATATGCTTATAGCTAGCAAGAAAATGGCAGATATTGAAGAGGTTAAAGGAATGCTGAAATCTGAATTTGACATGAAAGACCTATGCTAAGAAAATCATGAATATAACTCAATGgttaaaatcatgaaatataacTCAACATGGTTATATTAAGAGAGTaattcaaagattcaaaatgAATCATTCAAAGCCTGTAACTACGCCCTATCATTTCTCATTTCAAGTTATCATAAAAAGATTGTCCTTAAACTACACAAGAGCAAAAGAATATGAGCCATGTTCCTTATGCCAGGGGAGCTTGATGCATGCCATGATCTGCACCAGACCTGAATAGCTTGACTGGTAAACAGATACATAGAAAATCCAGTGATTCAACATTTGTCAACTGTGCAATATATTCTAAGCTATCCAAATTACAgttgatatgattatgcatatttgACACAAAGACATgggaatgatatgattatgcaccAATCCATACATGAAGTATTTTAATTAACTCAAAATATACATATATCCAAATTACAGTTGATCATATAGTCCAACATGGACAGCTTATTGAACAAAACATCATAACATAACCCAAAGcccaacaacaacaaacacccttctaataccaaATACAACACCACCCTAGTATTTAAGCATTCACAATCAGCCCACCTGCAAATTAACAGCTCCATATTAGAATATGTAAAACATTTCAAGACACTAGATAGCATAAAAGAGAATAATTAAGCAAAGGCACACACCATTTGGATGGAGAACTTGGCCAGTATAGTATGAAGAGTCTTGAAGGGAAGCCAAGAACAAATAACAAGGTGCAATCTCACTAGGCTGAGCTGCTCGTTTCATTGGCACATCTGACCCCAAATCCTGTATCATCTCACCAGGCATGCTAGCTGGTTGAACCGGCGTCCAAACTGGACCTGGAGCAACAGCATTCACTCTTATTCCTTTCTTCACCAGCTGCTGAGCAAGACCTCTAGTGAATGCAACTATGGCTCCCTTTGTCGAAGTGTAGTCCAGTGTTTCTGCTTTTCCAGTATAAGCATTCACTGAAGTTGAGTTTATGATTGAACTTCCTTCTTTCATATGCTTTAAAGCATGCCTGCATATATAACACAAATTCTTTCACAATTTACTCACCAAAACCTACAGACACGTCTTACATCAGACAAAATTATCTGCCAGATATCAGACATGTCTTTATTCAGAGGTGTTTGACTACTTACCTGACCAAGAAGAAGTGTGAAAAGATATTGGTCCTGAAGACTCTTTCAAGCTGTTCCTCAGTGATTTCCTCAACTGAGTTTTTGAGATGCTGTTCAGCTGCATTGTTGACAAGAATATCAATGTGTCCATATTCTTGGACAACAAGATCAACCACTTGTTTGCAGTTTTCATCATATCCAATATCAGCAGCAATTGCCAATGGTTCTTGTGCATCAATTGTCTTGGCTTCTAGCAACAACTTCAATGTTTCATCCTTGTCAATCTCCTCATGACCCTTCACGTATGTAAAGGCCACTGTTGCACCTTCTTGTGCAAATATCAAAGACACAGCTCTTCCAATACCTGAGTCACCTCCTGTCACCAACGCCACCTTTCCCTATACAAAATATAAGAGATAGTAGTATTAAAAAGTGTATAGCTAAGAAGAGAAAGTATAGGATTAATTGGTGCATACCCTTAGTTTATTGGAGGGCTTGTGGTGAGGATTTATGCTTTGTGGTAGTGGTTTCATTACATGTTCTTTTCCTGGTTGAGTTTTCTGACTCTGAGGTGGGAACTTTGGCTCATTAGTTGCCATTTTTGCAGGATTTGAAACCGAAGTTTAGTGTATATGAGATGAGAATTTAATCTATGTTTAGACTTTGAGTTAGAATTAGAATGTATATGGTATATATTGAGAAGATTTCTGTATTTGTAGGGACCTCAAAGGAGAGGGATAGATGGCAAGTAGAATGCATATGATGGCATGACATTGCCACGTACAAGTGCATGCTGCAAACGTGTCATATGTGAGGTATTGGTTTGAGGTTACTTGGCCAAACGGTGGAGTTCATAGTATTTGAATTTGTTACATCAACTATTGAAGATGAATCATCTTAGATGATCTTATCATGCTAGCAAATGTTTTTCTTCTTATGATTTATGGTATTCGACTCAAAGTTAATTTCGTTTAAGAATTTGATTGAGATTATGTTTTTATAATCATCAAACCAATTAATTGATCGGTcattagaaattataaaaaaggGACAACTTTTCTATctatcacaaaaagttgggtagtgtaacTCCAACCAATCACGTGATTCCTTCTcgtttaacacatttaattatttattaaaatactacaaaTGTTTGTTgtttcaaagcattttacaaaTGAAGTAACCTTACATAACTTTTGAGTCGGGTAGATAAAAATTCgccataaaaaaaacaatttgaacGAATACTAGAAGAAAACATTTAATTCCAATAATTAATACGGTTTTATGCATGAGAGGTCGACTAAAGAAGCAACCTATTTTACTATGACGAGTGATGGAGCAATATTGAATGGATAAAAAGAAGTAACatttaattttcattgatttaaaaaaaatgataaagttTCTAGAGAGATTTTGGGAAAGGCCGATAATAGAGATTTTGTGGAAAACCAAGAATAGAAAGGACTTAGAATTTCTAAATTCCGGCAATCCATAGTGTTTTGAACCGTCCGTAAAGTCCAATAACAAGTGTTGATCAAGAAGGCGCACGTAACAGGTAGACCTAAATTCCTGTCAAAGACACATGATCACACTCTTCATTATATATCTTATTATTGAATATAATTGAACGACAACTTGTACAAGCCACCAAGTTACAAGCGGGTAGTTTTAACCGCTCATATTATATAAAGATCAAAACGCGCCATTTCAGTTATTCAATCCATTCTCACTCTAAAACTATTTATCTTTCATTCACTGACTTGAGCATTGTAGTGTCAATGTCGCAGATTTACAAATGACAACCCTAGAGATCAGATTTGGGATGACACTAGACTTAGGTGGTTTAAGAATGTAGTGAGAAGACGTATAGCTCAGATGGAGAGTAGTCGAACCTTTGAGAAAAAGTAAAACCTAAAAAACGTATTATAGAAATTTTCTCAAGATTAATGAGATGAATAAAAGTATAATATTTGAaagattattataatattatagaaTAAAACTTGATTATTGTTGTTAACTAATAGCTAACTAGTCGGTTGGTAGGAAAGTTTTTCATGAGACACCATTTTCACATAAATAAGAGAATCATCTTTTTACTTGTCGCCATCATCATTATTCATGAAAATGAGTTCAATTTATTAAGACTATGGTGATAAAATTGCGGTTCTATATACTTAACATGATTAAGaggttttgatgatgataaagagGATCAAAGCAATATATAATAAACAtcatatgaaaaagaaaaataattcttaaataaaaaagcgataaaatttggatgattggcttaaaagaattgaatgaaatTAAAAAACATCAAGAAACCTACTTCTCTTACAAAAGATTGTCATCTAATCACGTTCTCTAGTTTTTTATCTTTATAGGATCTTTGAATAAAATTAAGTGAGTTACTCTTCAAGTACTAagatcacacacacacacacaaaatctaCCTCAAGCCTTCATCTCTTTTTCAGCTTTCTTATGAAAATTCACTTTGAATTTGAGAAAATCTTTTTAAAGCGAAACTTGGCATGTAATCGATTATGACATTTGTGTAGTTGATTGTGAGTGAAAATTTGCTTAGTAATCAATTATGAAGATCTAGTAATAGATTATGCCTCCGATCCAATACAAATTTCCTTATTTGTTACGTCATAATTGATTATGGTTATAGCTTAATAGATTGTGAATTGTATCTGAgcttcaaaagtttctaaatttgtCTAAATCTTTACTATAAAAGGagatattttattcattttaaaacatACAAGAATTGTAAATAACTTTTTCTCCACTCTCACCTTTCTCCAACTATTTTCATACTCACTTCATATATGATTTTAGTGTTAAGAGAGTAACTACTTCGTAGAATATATATTGTGCGTAACTTCTGATGAATTTGTTCTCCGATGTGTAATTATAAGAACCAAGACATGGTTGTTCTCTTGCACTAATATAAGTATAAAGGTTGCAAGTTGAACCTAAGATAAAATTTTGTGTAAGAAGGTCGCGGGTTGATTATTTATTAAAAGTTATGTGATGCTGGAAATATCAACGTGATATCCTTGGGGACTAGACGTAGGCCTGTTAGTTTTAGGTTGAACCAGAATAATATTCAGTGGGTTATTCTCTAATCTTTGAAAACTTTGTTTTCTTGTACTTTTTACTTTacatttctctttttcttctaGATATATCCTTAAAATCAATCTAAAAaccaatttattattttaatatcttAAAAACTTGTTATATCACAATTCATTCTCATTCTTATATTTGAAGTCACTAGGTCAACAAGTGATATTGGATCCTAACTCTTGTTTAAAGACTAATTAATCATTTTAAGATATATAATGACTTCAAACGACTCCTTAAACAAACCTCTTATTTTTCAATTATGAAAGGTATGCTTATTGGAcagaaaaaatgaattttttattaaaaggTGAATTGTGGTATTTGGAACACTGTAAAAAATAGTCTATTTATTATCACACATTAAATTAATGAAGTGGTGAACCTAAGATAAAATTTTGTGTAAGAAGGTCGCGGGTTGATTATTTATTAAAAGTTATGTGATGCTGGAAATATCAACGTGATATCCTTGGGGACTAGACGTAGGCCTGTTAGTTTTAGGTTGAACCAGAATAATATTCAGTGGGTTATTCTCTAATCTTTGAAAACTTTGTTTTCTTGTACTTTTTACTTTacatttctctttttcttctaGATATATCCTTAAAATCAATCTAAAAaccaatttattattttaatatcttAAAAACTTGTTATATCACAATTCATTCTCATTCTTATATTTGAAGTCACTAGGTCAACAAGTGATATTGGATCCTAACTCTTGTTTAAAGACTAATTAATCATTTTAAGATATAAACGACTCCTTAAACAAACCTCTTATTTTTCAATTATGAAAGGTATGCTTATTGGAcagaaaaaatgaattttttattaaaaggTGAATTGTGGTATTTGGAACACTGTAAAAAATAGTCTATTTATTATCACACATTAAATTAATGAAGTGGTAGGAAACAAAGATAGAGATATATGGACTAAAGAGGATAAAGAGAATATAATTTGAAAGGTAAAACCATCATCTCTACCACTATAGATATTGATGAATTTTTTTCATGTATAACAATGTAATGTTGCAAAGGAAATGTGAGACACTCTTTAGTTACCCATGAAGGTACAACCGAAGTAAAAAGGTTTAGGATGAACACATTAATATATTCGTATGAATTGTTTCGaatgaaaattgagaaaatatCCAAGTCTAGAAAAACATTTCAATCATATAGTAAATTACTTAAGAATCACAAggtaaaagttttaaaaataaggATTTAATTAGCAAAGTCTTTAGATGCCTAATTGTAGCCAGTAATCTAAAGTCATTGTGATTTCTGAATTTAAAGACTTATCTTTTATGAATTTGACTACTTTATTTGGTAAACTgcataaacataaaataaagcTAAAACAACTTACTAAAAATGAAGAAGAGGATTAGAAAAAGAAAAGTCTTGCACTTAAAACTGAAGAAGTCAAAGAATTAAAAGTGATGAAAACATGAATTTGTTATTTTGAAAGTTCAAAAAGTTCACAAGGCACTAAAAACAATTGCAAAAATTTTAACATAAAAAGGAAGAAAGATCGTCATTTGTGCAACCATGTTTCCACTGCAAAAAGAAAGGTCACATAAATACATATTATACCTAAAACCAGAAGAAATATGAAAGATACAAATGATCTCAAAAAGAATCTAAAAGAGTTTACATTGATTGGGAGATAGAACAAAATGAGCGCATCCgatgaataaaaaaaaaggaagaaaccaaCATATGTATCGtgaaaaattatgaagaaaatgAGAAAAATACTCCAACTTCTAAATTTACTTATAAAGAGCTCTtcatcattttgtaaataattaaataataattcaagtaaattaaaaaaaaattgcttcTATCTCTAAAACGACTATTGTCTCtcttgaaaatgaaaatgaaaaactaaTAGAAGAAATAAATCGTCTTAGAGAAAGGTGctatttttttatatcaaaacTCTCTTTGTACTCTTTTTGATAATGTAATTGATAAATCTATCAAGTATATAGAATGTAAAATTTTTCAATAAGTGAATGATAACGAACATCCCGAATCTAATGATAACGAACATCAATATGCTTCGATCTCGAGTGAAAAGAGGAGTTCTTCGATAAGTGGCATTTTGATTATCACAAAACAAGACATATTTTTCTTGTTTCACACCAAGTTCCATTGCAAATTTCCTCAACCATAACAACTCTTTTGACACTTCCACGACGGCTATAAACTCGACTTCGGTAGTAGAGAGTGCAACACACTTTTGCAATTTTTATTGTCAAGCCACTGCTCCCCCGGCAAAAGTCACCATATATCCTAAAGTAAATTTTTTATCATCCAAGCTTCCGCCCAAATTCGAATCTGTATATCCAACCAACATAGGCTACTTGCATCCCAAAGTTAGTCTCAAATTCGAAGTGCCACACAAATATCTC encodes:
- the LOC131600103 gene encoding glucose and ribitol dehydrogenase-like, translated to MATNEPKFPPQSQKTQPGKEHVMKPLPQSINPHHKPSNKLRGKVALVTGGDSGIGRAVSLIFAQEGATVAFTYVKGHEEIDKDETLKLLLEAKTIDAQEPLAIAADIGYDENCKQVVDLVVQEYGHIDILVNNAAEQHLKNSVEEITEEQLERVFRTNIFSHFFLVRHALKHMKEGSSIINSTSVNAYTGKAETLDYTSTKGAIVAFTRGLAQQLVKKGIRVNAVAPGPVWTPVQPASMPGEMIQDLGSDVPMKRAAQPSEIAPCYLFLASLQDSSYYTGQVLHPNGGLIVNA